Proteins encoded in a region of the Sphingomonas japonica genome:
- a CDS encoding SDR family NAD(P)-dependent oxidoreductase produces the protein MVSECVALITGAAGGIGGAVARRFAAGGVQLALIDRDFPEPVSDALILPADLSDAAQVADAFDAALDRLGRIDMLVNVAGMMIFKPLAEHRADDWQRLLAVNLVAPALLSGRALAAMRPGGAIVNIASVHARRTSPDVASYAASKAALVSLTRSTAIEGKPLGIRCNAILPGAIDTAMLHASPNIAAGKEVIDPADIGRPEDVAELAWFLASDAARFITGEDVVTDGGRMGWL, from the coding sequence ATGGTGAGCGAGTGCGTCGCGCTGATCACCGGCGCCGCAGGCGGGATCGGCGGAGCCGTCGCGCGCCGGTTCGCCGCGGGCGGCGTGCAGCTGGCGCTGATCGACCGTGATTTTCCCGAGCCGGTATCCGATGCGCTGATACTTCCGGCCGACCTGAGTGATGCCGCGCAGGTGGCCGACGCGTTCGATGCTGCGCTCGATCGGCTGGGACGGATCGACATGCTCGTCAACGTCGCCGGGATGATGATCTTCAAACCGCTTGCCGAGCATCGCGCCGACGACTGGCAGCGGCTGCTGGCGGTCAACCTCGTCGCCCCTGCGCTGCTGTCGGGCCGCGCGCTGGCGGCGATGCGACCGGGCGGCGCGATCGTCAACATCGCCTCGGTACATGCGCGGCGCACTTCGCCCGACGTCGCATCCTATGCCGCGTCGAAGGCGGCGCTGGTCAGCCTCACGCGCTCGACCGCGATCGAGGGCAAGCCGCTCGGCATCCGCTGCAACGCGATCCTGCCCGGCGCGATCGACACGGCGATGCTGCACGCCAGCCCCAATATCGCAGCCGGCAAGGAAGTGATCGACCCAGCCGATATTGGTCGGCCCGAGGATGTCGCCGAACTGGCGTGGTTCCTGGCGTCGGACGCGGCGCGCTTCATCACCGGCGAGGACGTCGTCACAGATGGCGGGCGGATGGGCTGGCTTTAG
- a CDS encoding TonB-dependent receptor — translation MSMTNARSLAILLAGVTTLAWVAPAAAQTTDPLQTSDDSSADPALDQEGEEIVVTGIRASLENALDIKRDAIGVVDAISAEDIGDFPDANIAESLQRISGVSIDRVNGEGRGITVRGLGPEFNTVLLNNRLLSTEVGGRSFSFDILSSELISGAEVYKSSEARLQEGGIGSTVILRTARPTDRAGTHFAGSAAGRHDSTSEEITPFLSGVLSHSNADRTFGVLVSAVYDKRNFNLTNISTDGWIIDQTIDTDGDGATDTSGVSLPRTLNFTATDSSRERIGGTFALDWVFSDQLKFTMDALYTQQKVASRTNQLGYYVDPARITDATVNANGTATEFTVLPATANAGLASDNIVSTAPQDARTYQIGGNFTWTPNDELTVVVDGAHSNSRDAADQLFYVVGTRQVGVTPTFILDGPGGLPTMTNVLPANDRSRPLLHCCSERGGRNGDTTNQATVDATWDIDGLLDKLQGGVLFTNRKKISIVRESPEPLGCFYCGYLAEAPGSLFSDFSADVLGRPMTWLDYDRDALVAYYGSDAAVSQVGDESQAAIDARNRFLAVYRGNNNSLDPIDRERGSGTVRENTFAAYLQASFEGDFGGSRWTAMAGGRVIHTDLHATGYSVTLLDIIQNPADPTAAVPVYSPTIPVDADNSYTYFLPTLNFRLNITEDLVFRLAGSRTLTRPTLSRLGLSQDFVFRPPNSNTVSGGNPFLKPFLAWNADAGVDYYLNRSSYVSINGFYKKLQNFIISGQQPEEYFGLTFIANRPYNAQNGEVYGLEAAVQTTFDFLPAPFDGFGVSANYTKVESSIRFDPSLSNQTFNVEGLSDSANLIAFYEKGLFQFRAAYNWRDGFLRQTFGPQSQPENIGAYSQVDLSGSIKINNQLSFFGEVLNLTNEKFRSFSRFEERLITLSDQGRRITAGLRASF, via the coding sequence ATGAGCATGACGAACGCACGCAGTCTGGCCATTTTGCTCGCAGGGGTCACGACGCTTGCCTGGGTGGCCCCCGCCGCCGCGCAGACGACCGATCCGTTGCAGACTTCCGACGACTCCTCTGCCGATCCGGCGCTCGACCAGGAAGGCGAAGAAATCGTCGTCACCGGCATCCGCGCCAGCCTCGAGAACGCGCTCGATATCAAGCGCGACGCGATCGGCGTGGTGGATGCCATTTCCGCCGAGGACATCGGCGATTTCCCCGATGCCAACATCGCCGAGTCGCTGCAGCGCATCTCCGGCGTGTCGATCGACCGCGTCAACGGCGAGGGCCGCGGCATCACCGTTCGCGGACTGGGGCCGGAATTCAACACGGTGCTGCTCAACAACCGCCTGCTGTCGACCGAGGTCGGCGGACGCTCCTTTTCGTTCGACATCCTCTCGTCCGAACTGATCAGCGGCGCCGAAGTCTATAAATCGTCCGAAGCGCGGCTGCAGGAAGGCGGCATCGGTTCGACCGTGATCCTGCGCACCGCGCGCCCGACCGATCGCGCCGGCACCCATTTCGCGGGCAGCGCCGCCGGTCGCCACGACAGTACGTCGGAAGAGATCACGCCGTTCCTGTCGGGCGTGCTCAGCCATAGCAACGCCGATCGGACGTTCGGCGTGCTGGTCAGCGCGGTCTACGACAAGCGCAATTTCAACCTGACCAACATCTCGACCGATGGCTGGATCATCGACCAGACGATCGACACCGACGGCGACGGCGCGACCGACACCAGCGGCGTGTCGCTGCCCCGCACGCTCAACTTCACCGCCACCGACAGCAGCCGCGAGCGGATTGGCGGCACCTTCGCGCTCGACTGGGTGTTCTCCGACCAGCTCAAATTCACGATGGACGCGCTCTATACCCAGCAAAAGGTGGCGAGCCGCACCAACCAGCTCGGCTATTATGTCGATCCCGCCCGGATCACCGATGCCACGGTCAACGCCAATGGCACCGCGACCGAATTCACGGTGCTGCCCGCGACTGCTAATGCCGGGCTGGCGTCGGACAATATCGTATCGACCGCGCCGCAGGATGCCCGCACCTATCAGATCGGCGGCAACTTCACCTGGACGCCAAATGACGAACTGACGGTCGTCGTCGATGGCGCGCATTCGAACTCGCGAGATGCGGCCGACCAGCTGTTCTACGTGGTCGGCACGCGTCAGGTCGGCGTCACCCCAACCTTCATCCTCGACGGCCCCGGCGGGCTGCCGACGATGACCAACGTGCTTCCCGCAAACGACCGTTCGCGTCCCCTGCTGCATTGCTGTTCGGAACGCGGCGGCCGCAACGGCGACACCACCAACCAGGCGACGGTCGACGCGACCTGGGACATCGACGGGCTGCTCGACAAGCTGCAGGGCGGCGTGCTGTTCACCAATCGCAAGAAGATCAGCATCGTTCGCGAATCGCCCGAGCCGCTCGGCTGCTTCTATTGCGGCTATCTCGCCGAAGCGCCGGGATCGCTGTTCAGCGATTTCAGCGCCGACGTACTCGGCCGTCCGATGACGTGGCTCGATTACGACCGCGACGCGCTGGTCGCCTATTACGGGTCGGACGCCGCGGTTTCGCAGGTCGGCGACGAAAGCCAGGCGGCGATCGACGCGCGCAACCGCTTCCTCGCCGTCTATCGCGGGAACAATAACAGCCTCGATCCGATCGATCGCGAGCGCGGGTCGGGCACGGTGCGCGAGAATACCTTCGCCGCGTATCTGCAGGCGTCGTTCGAGGGTGATTTCGGCGGCAGCCGGTGGACGGCAATGGCGGGCGGGCGCGTCATCCACACCGACCTGCACGCCACCGGTTATTCGGTGACCTTGCTCGACATCATCCAGAACCCCGCCGATCCGACCGCGGCGGTTCCGGTCTACAGCCCGACCATCCCGGTCGATGCCGACAACAGCTACACCTATTTCCTGCCGACGCTCAATTTCCGGCTCAACATCACCGAGGATCTGGTGTTCCGCCTCGCCGGATCGCGCACGCTGACCCGGCCGACGCTGAGCCGCCTGGGGCTGTCGCAGGACTTCGTGTTCCGCCCGCCCAACTCGAATACGGTGAGCGGCGGCAATCCGTTCCTGAAGCCCTTCCTGGCGTGGAATGCCGATGCCGGGGTCGACTATTATCTCAACCGGTCGAGCTATGTCAGCATCAACGGTTTCTACAAGAAGCTGCAGAACTTCATCATTTCGGGCCAGCAGCCGGAGGAGTATTTCGGCCTGACCTTCATCGCCAACCGCCCCTACAACGCCCAGAACGGCGAGGTATACGGGCTCGAGGCAGCGGTGCAGACGACGTTCGACTTCCTGCCCGCACCGTTCGACGGCTTCGGGGTCTCCGCCAACTATACCAAGGTCGAAAGCTCGATCCGGTTCGATCCGTCGCTCAGCAACCAGACGTTCAATGTCGAGGGGCTGTCGGATTCGGCCAACCTGATCGCCTTCTATGAAAAGGGGCTGTTCCAGTTCCGCGCCGCGTACAACTGGCGCGACGGCTTCCTGCGCCAGACCTTCGGGCCGCAGAGCCAGCCGGAGAATATCGGCGCGTACAGCCAGGTCGACCTGAGCGGCAGCATCAAGATCAACAACCAGCTGTCGTTCTTCGGCGAAGTCCTCAACCTCACCAACGAGAAGTTCCGCAGCTTCTCGCGCTTCGAGGAGCGGCTGATCACGCTGTCGGACCAGGGACGCCGCATCACCGCCGGGCTGCGCGCCAGCTTCTGA
- a CDS encoding aldose epimerase family protein yields the protein MSRRQQAMVVVRSRSIALPNGTDAQLFTLGAGTGLTVTLSDLGATLIAISAPDRDGGVDNVLLGSHDLADYPVAGSARSHHYLGATCGRFANRIAGARFVLDGHEYRVAANDPPHHLHGGVVGFDALRWNAQLVTDGVTMQLESADGDQGFPGTLTVQATFRIIDGDTLEIAYEATSDRPTHVNLTSHGYFNLAGRDSITAADHLLTIAADRYLPIAPDAIPLGTLEPVVGTPFDFRTPRAIGERIDADHPQIEAGDGYNHCFALDTPRLDRTSAVLSHRGSGRRMAIATSVPGLQLYSGNALPDDGLARGRRSGVAIEAQHFPDTPNRPGFPATRLDPGETWRSVTRLTFSADG from the coding sequence GTGAGCAGAAGGCAACAGGCGATGGTGGTGGTGCGCAGCCGATCGATCGCCTTGCCAAACGGCACCGATGCACAGCTGTTCACCCTAGGTGCCGGGACAGGGCTGACCGTCACCCTGTCCGATCTCGGCGCCACGCTGATCGCGATCTCGGCGCCCGACCGTGACGGCGGTGTCGACAATGTCCTGCTCGGATCACACGATCTCGCCGATTATCCGGTCGCCGGTTCGGCGCGGTCGCATCATTATCTCGGCGCGACCTGCGGGCGCTTCGCCAATCGCATCGCCGGCGCACGCTTCGTGCTCGACGGCCACGAATATCGGGTCGCCGCCAATGATCCGCCGCACCATCTCCATGGAGGAGTTGTCGGGTTCGACGCGCTCCGGTGGAATGCACAGCTCGTCACCGATGGCGTGACGATGCAGTTGGAGAGCGCCGACGGCGACCAGGGCTTTCCCGGCACGCTGACCGTGCAGGCGACGTTCCGCATCATCGACGGCGACACGCTGGAGATCGCGTACGAAGCGACAAGCGACCGGCCGACCCACGTCAACCTCACCAGCCACGGCTATTTCAACCTGGCCGGACGTGACAGCATAACGGCCGCCGACCACCTGCTGACGATCGCTGCCGACCGCTATCTGCCGATCGCCCCCGATGCGATCCCGCTCGGTACGCTCGAGCCGGTTGTCGGCACGCCGTTCGACTTTCGCACACCGCGCGCGATCGGCGAGCGGATCGACGCCGATCATCCCCAGATCGAGGCAGGCGACGGTTACAACCACTGCTTCGCACTCGATACGCCGCGTCTCGACCGCACCAGCGCAGTGCTCAGCCATCGCGGCAGCGGCCGGCGCATGGCAATCGCGACCAGCGTGCCGGGGCTGCAACTCTATAGCGGCAACGCACTGCCAGACGACGGTCTCGCCCGCGGCCGCCGCAGCGGCGTCGCGATCGAAGCGCAGCATTTTCCCGATACGCCCAATCGTCCGGGCTTTCCGGCCACGCGGCTCGATCCCGGCGAGACGTGGCGTTCGGTCACTCGGCTGACGTTCAGCGCCGACGGGTGA